One Jeotgalicoccus saudimassiliensis DNA window includes the following coding sequences:
- the recQ gene encoding DNA helicase RecQ produces MEAILKEYFGYEKFRYGQQEIIENILAGDNALGILPTGSGKSLCYQIPGLMFEGTTLVISPLISLMQDQVDSLKRRGISAECINSTMAKRDLNDVMGRLVRGELQFLYVAPERFNNEEFKTAVRHAEIPFVAFDEAHCISKWGHDFRPSYQSIIPELKALLPDVQIIAVTATATEEVEENIQELLNIKNNAVFKTSVRRDNLKLSVNGTYQREQFILSYIKERLEQSGIIYVSTRAEVEKLSVYLTDNNIENVIYHGGLGKKERNDNQQKFVSDEVKIVIATNAFGMGIDKPDIRYIIHFNLPGDLESYYQEIGRAGRDSRPSDCILLSTQRDVNLQQFFIDRATATDQYKDHMREKLDLMLQYNKTSKCLSSFIVKYFNHDEYVEACGQCSSCLSAERTEPMTSEARLILELVQETDGQLSKELVIQVLRGENADNIVARGLDSQERFGVLDSYRTSDVNHLVEELIMRGYVHCAGNRMHLVEKSLDILNRKVKLYTVPYRKHYNERVNVSTDSSPNEILYDKLLSTRKNLADKHKLDEDAIFTDQILKEFAKKMPQSKQDMMHIQGVGNYKLKHYCPYFLEEIREHGGSGVTSG; encoded by the coding sequence GGCACGACGCTTGTCATTTCACCGCTGATTTCTTTAATGCAGGATCAGGTGGATTCATTGAAGCGCCGCGGTATTAGTGCGGAATGCATCAACTCGACAATGGCAAAGCGCGACCTGAACGATGTAATGGGACGCCTTGTACGCGGGGAACTGCAGTTTTTATATGTGGCTCCGGAGCGTTTTAATAACGAAGAGTTTAAAACAGCGGTCCGTCATGCGGAAATACCGTTTGTTGCATTTGATGAGGCGCACTGTATTTCCAAATGGGGACACGATTTCAGACCGAGCTATCAGAGTATTATTCCCGAGCTGAAGGCACTGCTGCCGGACGTTCAGATTATTGCGGTGACGGCGACGGCAACTGAAGAAGTGGAAGAGAACATACAGGAACTGCTGAACATTAAAAACAACGCAGTCTTTAAAACGAGCGTCAGACGCGACAACTTAAAACTGTCTGTGAACGGCACGTACCAGCGCGAGCAGTTTATTTTATCCTATATAAAAGAACGTCTCGAACAGTCGGGGATTATTTACGTTTCGACGCGTGCCGAAGTGGAAAAACTGTCTGTGTATTTAACGGACAATAATATTGAAAACGTAATTTACCACGGCGGGCTCGGCAAAAAAGAGAGAAACGACAACCAGCAGAAATTTGTGTCGGATGAAGTGAAAATCGTCATCGCAACGAACGCATTCGGTATGGGGATTGATAAGCCGGATATCCGTTATATCATTCACTTCAACCTGCCGGGAGACCTCGAGAGCTACTACCAGGAAATCGGGCGTGCCGGCCGTGACAGCCGGCCGAGTGACTGTATACTGCTGTCGACACAGCGGGACGTCAACCTGCAGCAGTTCTTTATCGACCGTGCGACCGCGACGGATCAGTACAAGGACCATATGCGCGAAAAACTCGATTTGATGCTGCAGTACAACAAGACGAGCAAATGTCTGAGCAGTTTTATCGTGAAGTATTTTAACCACGACGAGTATGTGGAAGCGTGCGGCCAGTGTTCGAGCTGTCTGTCAGCCGAGCGCACCGAGCCGATGACATCGGAGGCGCGTCTGATTTTGGAACTGGTCCAGGAAACAGACGGGCAGCTGTCGAAAGAACTTGTCATTCAGGTGCTGCGCGGCGAGAATGCCGATAATATCGTGGCACGCGGCCTGGATTCGCAGGAACGCTTCGGCGTACTCGATTCATACCGCACGAGCGACGTGAATCATCTCGTTGAAGAACTGATTATGCGCGGCTATGTGCATTGTGCCGGCAATCGCATGCACCTCGTTGAGAAAAGTCTCGATATACTGAACCGTAAGGTGAAACTGTACACGGTACCGTACCGCAAACATTACAACGAGCGCGTGAACGTTTCGACCGACTCATCGCCGAACGAAATATTATACGATAAACTGCTCAGCACCCGTAAGAACCTCGCAGACAAACATAAACTGGACGAAGATGCGATCTTTACAGATCAGATACTGAAAGAATTCGCGAAGAAAATGCCTCAGTCGAAACAGGACATGATGCACATCCAGGGCGTCGGCAACTACAAACTTAAACACTACTGCCCGTATTTCCTGGAAGAAATCCGGGAACACGGCGGCAGCGGTGTGACGAGCGGATAA
- a CDS encoding DMT family transporter: MNNVVKGIIALIISSLGFSLMSLFVKYSGDLPTVQKTFFRNFISMLIALALVLYYRESLFGKRENQGWLLLRSALGLFGVLLNFFTIDRMVLSDADILNKLSPFFTIILCAVFLKEYILRFQIISIIIALIGAVFIIKPSFSSDTMYALIGVLGAIFAAGAYTVLRILGSREKFYTVVFYFSFFSTVALLPFFIYQFEPMTVSQFWMLVLAGVFAAVGQFGLTIAYSFAPAKEISIFFYSTILFTALFSIIIFNEVPDMLSILGYIIIFSASYYMYMKNRPVKLKVVGKKAR; the protein is encoded by the coding sequence ATGAATAATGTTGTAAAAGGTATCATCGCTCTGATTATTTCTTCTCTTGGATTCAGTCTGATGTCCCTTTTCGTAAAATACTCAGGTGATCTGCCGACTGTGCAGAAAACCTTCTTCAGAAATTTTATCTCGATGCTGATTGCGCTGGCACTCGTTCTCTATTACAGAGAGAGCCTTTTTGGCAAAAGGGAAAACCAGGGCTGGCTGCTGCTCCGTTCAGCACTCGGACTGTTCGGAGTACTGTTAAATTTCTTTACCATCGACCGGATGGTGCTGAGCGATGCCGACATTCTGAATAAACTGAGCCCGTTCTTTACTATAATACTCTGCGCCGTATTTTTAAAAGAATACATACTGAGATTCCAGATAATCTCGATTATTATAGCTCTGATCGGTGCGGTGTTTATTATTAAACCGTCATTCTCGAGCGATACGATGTACGCGCTTATCGGAGTGCTCGGCGCTATATTCGCAGCCGGTGCCTATACCGTGCTCCGGATTCTCGGAAGCCGCGAGAAATTTTATACGGTAGTATTCTACTTCTCGTTCTTCTCGACCGTTGCGCTGCTGCCGTTCTTTATCTACCAATTCGAACCGATGACGGTGAGCCAGTTCTGGATGCTTGTGCTGGCGGGCGTATTTGCCGCCGTCGGACAGTTCGGCCTGACCATTGCATACAGCTTCGCACCGGCGAAGGAGATTTCAATCTTCTTCTACTCGACGATACTGTTTACCGCACTGTTCAGTATAATCATCTTTAACGAAGTTCCCGATATGCTGTCGATACTCGGTTATATCATTATCTTCTCGGCGAGTTACTACATGTATATGAAGAACCGCCCGGTGAAATTAAAAGTTGTCGGTAAAAAAGCAAGATAG
- the nrdI gene encoding class Ib ribonucleoside-diphosphate reductase assembly flavoprotein NrdI encodes MIIAYYSMTGNIRRFLNSMDIPDTYELYQITAANVREKIDDTFILVTPTYGFGAVPDTVKEFLKINSYNMFAVASSGNRNWGQNFARAGEYISNDYSVPLLMKFELHGTPEERAQFVVELERAGELHESIG; translated from the coding sequence GTGATTATTGCTTATTATTCGATGACAGGTAATATCCGTCGCTTCTTAAATAGTATGGACATTCCAGACACCTATGAATTATATCAAATAACAGCCGCCAATGTCAGAGAGAAAATCGACGATACATTTATTTTAGTCACACCGACATACGGCTTTGGAGCTGTGCCTGATACTGTTAAGGAATTTTTAAAGATTAACTCCTATAATATGTTCGCTGTCGCATCGAGCGGCAACCGCAACTGGGGGCAGAACTTTGCCAGAGCAGGAGAGTATATAAGTAACGACTACAGCGTACCGCTGTTAATGAAGTTCGAGCTTCACGGAACTCCGGAAGAGCGCGCACAATTTGTAGTTGAATTAGAAAGGGCAGGGGAATTGCATGAAAGTATTGGATGA
- the nrdE gene encoding class 1b ribonucleoside-diphosphate reductase subunit alpha produces the protein MKVLDEKTYNHVELNNEVTQRDETGFYKLEKDLEALDVFMEEVEAKTIHFESELERLHYLVDNDFYYDLFQEYSEAALQDIIDHAGAIEFNFKSYMAASKFFKDYTLKTNDKKQYLEDYRQHVVIVSLYLAKGNIETAKRFITSMMEQRYQPATPTFLNAGRARRGEMVSCFLLEVDDSLNSINYIDSTAKQLSKIGGGVAINLSKLRARGEAIKGIEGVAKGVLPVAKSLEGGFSYADQLGQRPGAGAVYLNIFHYDLPEFLDTKKVNADEDIRLSTISTGLVVPSKFFELARDNKPFSLFAPHTVEREYGVALDDMDMDEMYDQLVANDNVKKREYDARDMLNTIAQTQLQSGYPYLMFKDNANRVHPLGDIGQIKISNLCTEIFQLQETSEINDYGTDDVIKRDISCNLGSMNIANVMDSGKVKETVHEGIEALTLVSDDTSIANAPGVKKANDELHSVGLGAMNLHGYLAKNKISYESQEARDFANVFFMMLNFHSIEKSMEIAKERGVTFKDFERSDYATGKYFTRYTEEDIKPESDKVAELFEHIHVPTKEDWAELQAKVEAHGLYHAYRLAIAPTQSISYVQNATSSVMPIVDMIERRTYGNSETFYPMPFLSKESMWYYKSAFNTDQMKLIDMIATIQQHIDQGISTILYVNSEISTRELAKYYIYAHHKGLKSLYYTRNKLLSVEECTSCAV, from the coding sequence ATGAAAGTATTGGATGAGAAAACATATAACCACGTTGAACTGAACAACGAAGTCACACAGCGCGATGAAACAGGTTTCTACAAACTTGAAAAAGACCTTGAGGCGCTTGATGTATTTATGGAAGAAGTCGAAGCGAAGACGATTCATTTTGAGTCGGAGCTTGAAAGACTGCACTACCTCGTGGATAACGATTTCTACTACGATTTATTCCAGGAGTACAGCGAAGCTGCACTTCAGGATATTATTGATCATGCAGGTGCTATTGAGTTTAACTTCAAGAGCTACATGGCAGCGAGTAAGTTCTTTAAAGACTACACATTAAAAACAAACGATAAAAAACAGTACCTGGAAGATTACAGACAGCACGTAGTCATCGTCAGCCTGTACCTTGCCAAAGGAAATATCGAGACTGCGAAGCGTTTTATCACTTCGATGATGGAGCAGCGTTACCAGCCGGCAACGCCGACGTTCCTGAATGCAGGCCGCGCACGCCGCGGTGAAATGGTTTCATGTTTCCTGCTTGAAGTTGACGATTCACTGAACTCGATCAACTATATCGACTCGACTGCGAAGCAGTTAAGTAAAATCGGCGGCGGTGTTGCGATTAACTTATCAAAACTCCGTGCACGCGGTGAAGCGATTAAAGGTATCGAAGGTGTAGCCAAGGGAGTACTTCCTGTAGCGAAGTCGCTGGAAGGCGGATTCAGCTACGCGGACCAGCTGGGTCAGCGTCCGGGTGCAGGTGCTGTTTACTTAAACATCTTCCACTATGACCTGCCTGAATTCCTCGATACGAAAAAAGTAAACGCGGATGAAGATATCCGTCTGTCGACAATTTCGACAGGACTCGTTGTACCGTCGAAGTTCTTTGAACTGGCACGCGACAACAAACCTTTCAGCTTATTCGCACCACACACGGTGGAACGTGAATACGGTGTGGCACTTGATGATATGGACATGGACGAAATGTACGATCAGCTTGTGGCGAATGACAACGTTAAAAAACGCGAATACGATGCGCGCGATATGTTAAATACAATCGCCCAGACGCAGCTGCAGTCGGGCTACCCGTACTTAATGTTCAAAGACAATGCGAACAGAGTACATCCGCTCGGCGATATCGGACAGATTAAAATCAGTAACTTATGTACTGAGATCTTCCAGCTGCAGGAAACATCCGAAATTAACGACTACGGTACAGACGATGTAATCAAACGCGACATTTCATGTAACCTTGGTTCGATGAACATTGCGAACGTAATGGATTCGGGGAAAGTGAAAGAAACTGTACATGAAGGTATCGAAGCACTGACACTTGTAAGTGACGATACTTCAATTGCAAACGCACCGGGCGTTAAGAAAGCAAACGATGAGCTGCACTCTGTAGGACTTGGCGCGATGAACCTTCACGGTTACCTCGCAAAAAATAAAATTTCTTACGAATCCCAGGAAGCAAGAGACTTTGCGAACGTGTTCTTCATGATGTTGAACTTCCACTCGATCGAAAAATCAATGGAAATCGCTAAAGAACGCGGTGTAACATTTAAAGACTTCGAACGTTCAGACTATGCGACAGGCAAATACTTCACACGCTACACTGAGGAAGATATTAAACCTGAGTCGGACAAAGTTGCAGAACTGTTTGAGCACATTCACGTACCGACGAAAGAAGACTGGGCGGAGCTGCAGGCGAAAGTTGAAGCGCACGGACTTTATCATGCGTACCGACTTGCGATTGCACCGACACAGAGTATTTCCTACGTGCAGAACGCAACGAGCTCGGTAATGCCGATCGTAGATATGATCGAGCGCAGAACTTACGGCAACTCCGAAACGTTCTACCCGATGCCGTTCTTATCGAAAGAGTCAATGTGGTACTACAAGAGCGCGTTTAATACAGATCAGATGAAATTAATCGATATGATTGCGACAATTCAGCAGCATATCGACCAGGGAATCAGTACGATTCTTTACGTAAACTCGGAAATCTCAACGAGAGAGCTTGCGAAATATTACATCTACGCACATCATAAAGGATTGAAGTCACTCTACTACACGAGAAACAAATTACTCAGTGTTGAAGAATGTACGAGTTGTGCAGTATAA
- the nrdF gene encoding class 1b ribonucleoside-diphosphate reductase subunit beta yields MIAVNWNKEDDMTNVFWRQNISQMWVETEFKVSKDLSSWAGLSDDEKDTFKKVLAGLTGLDTHQADDGMPLIMLHTPDLRKKAVYSFMGMMEQVHAKSYSHIFTTLLPTKETDDLLDNWVMKNEQLKFKADKIVTNYYKLLDKNPSAYDRYMARVSSVFLESFLFYSGFYYPLYLAGNGRMTTSGEIIRKILLDESIHGVFTGLDAQEMKSELTAEEQEQADKAMYKLLDELYENEVVYTKSLYDKLGLTDDVLNYLQYNANKALANLGFEPYFEEKGFNPIIENALDTTTKNHDFFSVKGDGYVLALNVEPLRDEDFVFND; encoded by the coding sequence ATGATTGCAGTTAACTGGAACAAAGAAGATGACATGACTAATGTCTTCTGGCGCCAAAACATCTCACAGATGTGGGTCGAGACAGAGTTTAAAGTGTCAAAAGATTTATCGTCATGGGCAGGACTGTCCGACGATGAGAAAGATACTTTTAAAAAGGTACTGGCAGGTTTAACAGGACTGGATACACATCAGGCAGATGACGGCATGCCCCTGATTATGCTGCATACTCCTGATCTGCGTAAAAAAGCAGTTTACTCATTTATGGGCATGATGGAGCAGGTTCACGCAAAATCATACTCGCACATCTTTACGACGCTGCTGCCGACTAAAGAAACAGATGATTTACTGGATAACTGGGTTATGAAAAACGAACAGTTAAAATTTAAAGCAGACAAAATTGTTACAAACTACTATAAATTACTCGATAAAAACCCGTCAGCCTACGACAGATATATGGCACGCGTATCATCGGTCTTCCTCGAATCGTTTTTATTCTATTCAGGATTCTACTATCCGCTTTATTTAGCGGGGAACGGCCGCATGACAACGAGCGGTGAAATTATCCGTAAGATTTTACTGGACGAATCGATTCACGGTGTCTTCACCGGACTCGATGCACAGGAAATGAAGAGCGAACTGACAGCAGAAGAGCAGGAGCAGGCGGACAAAGCGATGTACAAACTGCTCGACGAGCTGTACGAGAACGAAGTCGTTTACACGAAGAGCCTGTACGACAAGCTCGGTCTGACTGACGATGTATTGAACTACCTTCAGTACAACGCCAACAAGGCACTGGCAAACTTAGGCTTTGAACCTTACTTTGAAGAAAAAGGCTTCAACCCGATCATCGAGAACGCACTCGATACGACGACGAAGAACCACGACTTCTTCAGTGTTAAAGGTGACGGCTATGTCCTTGCGTTAAACGTTGAACCGTTACGCGACGAAGACTTCGTATTTAACGATTAA
- a CDS encoding FixH family protein, which produces MKIKAGLLSAMLLAGLTLAACSDEGENHGDMNHDSPSNDEIRSLEVDLQTPESISSGEAAEFTAHVTSNEEDVTDADQVMFEVLKGDESLEMIEVEHSENGEYVLEYTFEEPGEYSVIAHVDAFQLHTMPEESVTVE; this is translated from the coding sequence ATGAAAATCAAAGCAGGACTTTTATCAGCAATGCTGCTAGCAGGGTTAACACTCGCAGCATGTTCTGATGAGGGCGAAAATCACGGCGATATGAATCACGACAGTCCGTCAAACGATGAAATCAGATCACTTGAGGTGGATCTGCAGACGCCTGAAAGCATTTCATCGGGTGAAGCTGCAGAGTTTACTGCTCACGTGACTTCAAACGAAGAGGATGTCACTGATGCTGACCAGGTGATGTTCGAAGTGCTGAAAGGTGACGAATCACTTGAAATGATTGAAGTGGAACATTCGGAAAACGGCGAGTATGTGCTTGAGTATACGTTTGAAGAACCGGGCGAGTACAGTGTGATTGCACATGTCGATGCTTTCCAGCTTCACACAATGCCTGAAGAATCCGTGACTGTTGAATAA
- a CDS encoding SDR family NAD(P)-dependent oxidoreductase, with the protein MDLTSKTYIVSGAATLLGRETALELAQNNANLILAGLDYAELEEVYETLEGTPGQHKIVLLEQSKEIDWLDIVDEIEENYESLNGIILVHSIFTDDKTVYNVSFNEFNDVMYEHVWGTYLGIRTLRPLLKVENDAKIINVIEPAFEEVFERNLYYTVTGAIEALTHSTSVELRREDVDVYALSYRPTYKTTEEERANHKAIKKIKAILSHDKDIPTGETIIIS; encoded by the coding sequence ATGGATCTAACAAGTAAAACTTATATCGTGTCGGGTGCAGCCACTCTGCTCGGCAGGGAGACTGCGCTGGAATTAGCTCAGAATAATGCGAACCTTATACTGGCAGGGCTTGATTACGCCGAACTTGAAGAAGTGTATGAAACGCTCGAAGGTACGCCGGGTCAGCATAAAATCGTTCTGCTGGAACAGTCGAAGGAAATTGACTGGCTCGATATCGTCGATGAGATTGAAGAAAACTATGAGTCGCTGAACGGCATCATTCTTGTTCACTCCATTTTCACAGACGATAAAACGGTGTACAACGTCAGCTTTAACGAGTTTAACGATGTGATGTATGAGCACGTGTGGGGGACTTACCTCGGAATCCGCACGCTGCGTCCGTTATTAAAAGTTGAGAACGATGCGAAGATTATTAACGTTATCGAACCCGCGTTTGAAGAAGTGTTTGAACGCAACCTGTACTACACAGTAACGGGTGCGATTGAGGCGCTGACGCATTCAACATCTGTCGAGCTGCGCCGCGAAGATGTCGACGTGTATGCATTAAGTTACCGTCCGACGTATAAAACTACCGAAGAAGAACGTGCGAATCATAAAGCAATTAAAAAAATTAAAGCAATTTTAAGTCACGATAAAGATATACCGACCGGGGAAACAATCATTATCAGTTAA
- a CDS encoding ABC transporter permease: MIQKLFRLDILIFLLIVLSILSMFVGVSQIHITDIFTLTENQMSILIHSRMPRTVSIIIAGASLAVCGLVMQQLTRNKFVSPTTAGTTEWAQLGILLGLIFFPAISMMGRLFFAVALALLGTMLFMSIITRIKFKDVIFVPLIGMMLGGVVASVSTFLALRADMLQAISGWMHGSFSTLISGKYEILYISIPLFIIVFLYAAQFTVAGMGEDFSTNLGLNYKLIVNIGLFLTAAMTAIVVVSVGMLPFLGLIVPNIVSIFRGDHLKGTLTITAVTGAIFVMICDILGRIIIAPYEVSVGLMIATIGSAIFLILIFRRVKNA, from the coding sequence ATGATTCAGAAGTTGTTTAGGTTAGATATATTAATTTTCCTACTGATCGTACTATCAATACTATCTATGTTTGTCGGAGTCAGCCAAATACATATTACGGACATCTTCACTTTAACTGAAAATCAGATGTCTATTCTTATACATAGCCGCATGCCGCGGACCGTGTCAATCATCATCGCAGGTGCATCGCTCGCAGTATGCGGGCTCGTTATGCAGCAGCTGACACGTAACAAGTTCGTATCTCCAACGACAGCAGGAACGACAGAATGGGCACAGCTTGGTATTTTACTGGGACTGATTTTTTTCCCGGCGATCAGCATGATGGGCAGATTATTTTTCGCAGTCGCGCTTGCACTGCTTGGAACGATGCTGTTCATGAGTATAATTACGCGTATTAAATTTAAAGATGTTATATTTGTACCGCTTATCGGAATGATGCTCGGCGGTGTGGTGGCAAGTGTGTCAACGTTTCTTGCACTCCGTGCCGATATGCTCCAGGCGATTTCAGGCTGGATGCACGGGAGCTTCTCAACGCTTATATCGGGTAAATATGAAATTCTATATATCAGTATTCCGCTGTTTATCATCGTATTCCTTTATGCCGCACAGTTTACTGTGGCCGGAATGGGGGAGGACTTTTCGACGAACCTCGGACTGAACTACAAGTTAATCGTTAACATCGGTCTGTTTTTAACTGCTGCGATGACGGCAATCGTCGTTGTATCAGTCGGGATGCTGCCGTTCCTCGGACTGATTGTACCGAATATCGTTTCGATATTCCGGGGAGATCATCTGAAAGGCACGCTGACCATTACAGCGGTTACGGGCGCAATTTTCGTTATGATCTGTGATATTCTCGGGCGTATTATTATCGCGCCGTATGAAGTATCAGTCGGTCTGATGATCGCGACAATCGGCAGTGCCATTTTCCTGATCCTCATATTCAGGAGGGTTAAAAATGCATAA
- a CDS encoding iron chelate uptake ABC transporter family permease subunit, translating into MHKNTKVIIMLSLLSIGLLAFYTLYGLNPDIYFYQLPSRLKRILAIVIVAVAIAVSTVIFQTIVKNRILTPSIMGLDSVYTFIQTAIVFLAGVSSPLLLNSQYNYFLSMGVLVLFTLFVFKFLFKLTKNNIFLLLLIGIILGTFFGNLSTFMQILISPEDFSILQGTLFGSFNAIDESLLGITGIIVILMLIIIFKDFRALDVLSLGRDHALNLGINYDRKVSGLLIIVAILVSVSTALVGPIMFLGLLVVNLAHELLKTFRHSYLILGTALISIITLVIGQMVVQFVFGNNIELSVIINLVGGVYFIYLMLRRNRT; encoded by the coding sequence ATGCATAAGAATACTAAAGTGATTATTATGCTGTCACTCCTGTCGATTGGACTGCTTGCGTTTTACACACTATATGGATTAAATCCGGACATATATTTTTATCAGCTGCCGTCGAGACTTAAACGCATTCTTGCAATCGTTATCGTCGCAGTAGCAATTGCCGTGTCCACGGTTATTTTCCAAACAATCGTTAAAAACAGAATTTTAACGCCGTCGATTATGGGACTGGATTCGGTTTACACATTCATTCAGACAGCAATCGTATTTTTAGCGGGCGTGAGCTCGCCGCTGTTATTAAACTCGCAGTACAACTACTTCTTAAGTATGGGTGTACTCGTGCTGTTTACATTATTTGTCTTTAAGTTTTTATTTAAACTAACGAAAAACAACATATTTCTGCTGCTTTTAATCGGTATTATACTCGGTACATTCTTTGGGAATTTATCGACGTTCATGCAGATTTTAATCAGTCCGGAAGATTTCTCAATTCTGCAGGGCACGCTGTTCGGTTCGTTTAATGCAATCGATGAATCGCTGCTCGGCATTACGGGAATCATCGTTATACTGATGCTGATCATTATCTTTAAAGATTTCCGCGCGCTGGACGTTCTGTCGCTCGGCCGCGATCATGCATTAAACTTAGGCATTAATTATGACCGCAAAGTATCGGGACTGTTAATTATTGTAGCGATACTGGTCTCGGTATCAACAGCGCTTGTCGGACCGATTATGTTCCTCGGACTTCTCGTCGTCAACCTGGCGCACGAACTTCTGAAAACATTCAGGCATTCATACCTGATACTCGGTACAGCACTGATCAGCATTATTACGCTGGTCATCGGACAGATGGTCGTGCAGTTCGTATTCGGGAATAACATTGAATTAAGTGTTATTATTAATTTAGTAGGTGGAGTTTACTTCATTTACTTAATGCTTAGGAGGAATCGTACATGA
- a CDS encoding iron ABC transporter ATP-binding protein: MISVKGITKKYGSKTVVDDVSIDIEKGKITSLIGPNGAGKSTVISMITRLLDKNSGEVLLEGDNIFTQPHGELAKKITILKQSNHLELKITVRELISFGRFPYSKGRLNDTDEEIIDEAISYMGLKEFEDRYLDELSGGQRQRAYIAMTIAQDTEYIFLDEPLNNLDMKHSVQIMQILRRLCRDKNKTIIIVIHDINFASCYSDNIVALKDGKIAISGTANEVITKEVLEGIYEMEINIESICGHRICFYFDGVIEGDSTELAANYLIGNA; encoded by the coding sequence ATGATTAGTGTTAAGGGAATCACTAAGAAATACGGCAGTAAAACAGTCGTAGATGACGTCTCAATTGACATAGAGAAGGGTAAGATTACTTCACTTATCGGACCGAACGGCGCCGGTAAAAGTACAGTCATTTCAATGATCACACGTTTACTTGATAAAAATAGCGGAGAAGTTTTACTTGAAGGCGACAACATTTTCACCCAGCCGCACGGTGAGCTCGCTAAAAAGATTACAATCTTAAAGCAGTCGAACCACCTCGAACTGAAAATTACAGTAAGAGAGTTAATTTCATTCGGGCGTTTCCCGTATTCAAAAGGCAGACTGAACGATACAGATGAGGAAATCATCGACGAAGCAATCAGCTATATGGGACTGAAGGAATTTGAAGACCGTTATCTCGACGAACTGTCGGGCGGTCAGCGCCAGCGCGCTTATATCGCAATGACAATTGCGCAGGATACGGAGTACATTTTCCTCGATGAGCCGCTGAACAACCTGGATATGAAGCACTCGGTGCAGATTATGCAGATTCTGCGCAGACTTTGCCGCGACAAGAACAAGACGATTATTATCGTTATTCACGATATTAACTTTGCGTCATGCTACTCGGATAACATCGTTGCGCTGAAGGACGGTAAAATTGCAATCAGCGGCACAGCGAATGAAGTAATTACTAAAGAAGTGCTTGAAGGCATCTATGAAATGGAAATTAATATAGAGTCAATTTGCGGACACAGAATCTGTTTCTACTTCGATGGGGTCATCGAAGGGGATTCGACAGAACTCGCAGCAAACTATTTAATCGGCAACGCGTAA